In a single window of the Hippocampus zosterae strain Florida chromosome 6, ASM2543408v3, whole genome shotgun sequence genome:
- the cabin1 gene encoding calcineurin-binding protein cabin-1 isoform X1: MIRIAALNAASTAADESQDPLRSKKSRTKEAQEAEAFALYHKALDLQKHDKFEESAVAYHELLKTPLLKEAMPSEDQSLGLKHPGLMLKYSTFKNLASMAASREDLETAMEFYLEAVLLDSTDVNMWYKIGQVAVRLLRIPLARHAFEEGLQCNPDHWPCLDNLITVLYALYDYTWCLYFISKALEKDHCYTKGLVLKEKIFEEQASLKRETMQMFKRCDMSVHYVEVEEEGSKSIVEEALDLRKRRQALSYTEPTPDLVLIKPIRCLTWKHVGESLIAMYSYQTTCGPPRLSLGRRIDLSVYRERSFFQNLPEPTSPISTVQTTVLSSSPSSSLPPTVLPEPSALSQPAIQPQITIVETLTASPSVVAAMDISLIDKAKKAPKRKRAVEDNVETAKRRSARVRNTKCKKEEKIDFQELLFKYLPSRLRKFDPDNEDESLSNLEPQCNGKDDMQPRLGSCVPVDAVNLMESEQQDVHNFLLQNMTNGGILDLMLCYLKAVGQKFMEEWPPGMTAVVQEVYQAWRKHSCGLPNPLFRDCSKQHIREMLEMSLACMELQLEQWLHNKGKTVTSRRSSSSCNDTAENEFPGQHFQADVLLLALGSSQKDLFDDNWLDFMVRVYWLKARSLALQGDMELALESYDVCTGLLQSKSKPPEGRYYTIRLPNLRVDSAISIEEIDKRLKSLERCQSLEEIQHLFESADFESVVRLLQPTLNYGSRSKHLEFVSSAPERPAQLLLLQRSLLRLQDYQQCLETSEMALNEALQQFNSSASSSPPVKEEWVCTITKLLEGIDVCFTKDSELLSNLTHFSSMARLANNLIQLIDLSMTISDDPKEPYFFSVLPWIILYHIIKHEEAAFNAMLQQHMSVGDEEDDSDSPMLPSSLMLLNTAHEYLGRRSMCCCSDGSLLKFFVRVLEKEFATTDSANNICHAYKEELEMALEQCFFCLYAYPSKKSKARFLEDHSSPQVELLWGDALFMFHYFKPKSLPEFDSYKTSTVSADLANLLRRFAGIAPPSETPTLTMDEVAAYIEGLTKKTPSLPEGSLPPPPIINEVYYLLADYHFKNKEQSKAIKFYMHDICVCPNRFDSWAGMALARASRIQEKLNSNELKSDVPIWKHSQAVLNCFKRALEIDGSNLSLWIEYGTISYALHSFASRQLKQWRDELPPEVVKQMEDRRESMLETASQCFQGASQCEGDSDEEEWLIHYMQGKIAEKRKLTPVEYLKLYKKAAHFLHEEAARYPRKIHYHNPPDLAMEALELHFRLSATILKLLQTNEPNLDHEVLFSLLVEAATGPFAKGEEKSMPSIPRSTEKEKSTSVIDEDLNSSSVGVGNVLSSSLPSVATPGVTSPLYVATPFDHDYAKRKTLRRQQWQQQRHEEQQADASPEFDHDYCLPRSSMWLASLNERSQDSEVVMLSDSNSTQDAFTDPTSSQDSSHKPACGKVSTSSSSESTTPVKEGQPASDNTESHGDQTVQQTEENLVEEIVEMVVVTLPEASIPQISANVCLPPVLVPATPPKAATSQQPASQTPASEGKKKPEPPAEVIEVPKALPAEHADQKKMLVEMCVRSLFLCLGRFPQHYKSLYRLAFFYTNSKTHQNLQWARDVLLGSSVPWQQQKHMPAQGLFCERNKTNLFNGIWRIPVDEIDRPGSFASHMNRSIVLLLEVLSQLKDHDTLLKVSFMLQRTPDQGKKYLRDVDRQVLAKRAFFLNVKVLEDNLNSLSGVQLPKAATTSMGEMTTAAASSRPSSEDSKHALPKKGVLTEGTCTTDTGRKEGSLPQRPPLAPSADKDGKFENQPGKVEPVTSEGHRTGPEEPMDLESGHWRRPSTTTDTQDREAEAPVSLGTIEPQQKVSDSSRTSELSLEELSISSRQQQLQSSASKATLTASSPDQVLLRRPSRKRKLLEDVESGKTLLLDAYRVWQQGQKVMTYDLGRIEKIMSETYMLIKQVDEDVALDQAMKFCQIQLATSAQRQPICDAPTTPKYKEHRDLFFPASLPTPILLGHATCHPLSNQDGQAKVMFEPLSKLPRPQTSGFHDQQPQRRMACHPAAAAAALSFLQHTEEREELTEGLLYRQQESHLCQQMKLATVSQAREAAAAAGWYREETATCSSSGSSTQQCTDQQHYASTDLSKLPDPSRIRSRVPPNMPKLFIPSTVTKFPPEITVTPPTPTLLSPKGSISEETKQRLKNVILSSQSAATVKKDTLSQPCLEVQETSSQESSLESESDEEDDYMDI, encoded by the exons ATG attCGAATCGCGGCATTGAATGCCGCGTCGACAGCTGCAGATGAGTCTCAAGACCCGTTGAGAAGTAAAAAAAGTCGAACAAAAGAGGCTCAG GAGGCAGAGGCTTTTGCCTTGTATCATAAAGCTTTAGATCTACAGAAACATGACAAGTTTGAGGAATCCGCCGTGGCATATCATGAGTTGCTTAAAACGCCACTCCTCAAAGAG GCTATGCCCTCGGAGGATCAGAGCTTGGGTCTCAAGCATCCCGGATTGATGTTGAAGTATTCCACATTTAAAAACCTGGCTAGTATGGCTGCATCACGAGAAGACCTGGAGACAGCGATGGAGTTTTACTTAGAg GCCGTTTTGCTGGATTCCACTGATGTGAATATGTGGTACAAAATTGGACAAGTGGCTGTCCGACTCCTGCGTATTCCTTTGGCCCGGCATGCCTTTGAGGAGGGATTGCAGTGCAACCCAGACCACTGGCCCTGCCTGGACAACCTGATCACTGTTCTCTACGCACTCTATGATTATACCT GGTGCTTGTACTTCATCAGTAAAGCCCTTGAAAAGGATCATTGTTACACAAAAGGCCTGGTGTTGAAGGAGAAAATCTTTGAGGAGCAGGCCAGTCTCAAAAGGGAAACGATGCAAATGTTCAAGCGATG CGACATGTCTGTCCACTACGTCGAAGTGGAAGAAGAGGGGAGCAAATCCATTGTGGAAGAGGCTCTGGATTTACGAAAACGCAGACAGGCTCTCTCTTACACGGAACCAACCCCTGACCTTGTCTTGATCAAGCCTATCCGATGTCTGAC GTGGAAGCATGTGGGTGAAAGCCTTATTGCAATGTATAGCTATCAAACCACATGTGGGCCGCCACGGCTAAGTCTCGGGCGCAGGATTGACTTGTCTGTATACCGTGAACGAAGCTTCTTCCAAAACCTGCCTGAACCCACAAGTCCCATCAGCACAGTCCAGACGACGGTGTTGAGCAGCAGCCCCAGCTCATCTCTGCCACCGACTGTCCTTCCTGAGCCatcagcgctttcacaacctgCCATCCAACCACAAATCACGATTGTGGAAACACTCACAGCTTCTCCTTCTGTCG TTGCAGCCATGGACATTTCTCTGATAGACAAGGCAAAGAAAGCACCAAAAAGAAAACGTGCAGTAGAAGATAATGTTGAGACCGCTAAGAGACGTTCAGCACGGGTTCGGAACACTAAATgcaaaaaagaagagaagattGATTTTCAGGAATTGCTGTTTAAGTACCTTCCTTCAAG GTTAAGAAAGTTTGATCCTGATAATGAAGATGAAAGTCTGAGTAATCTTGAGCCACAGTGCAATGGGAAGGATGACATGCAGCCTCGACTTGGGAGCTGCGTTCCAGTTGATGCAGTTAATTTAATGGAATCTG aacAGCAGGATGTTCATAACTTCCTTCTTCAAAATATGACCAATGGAGGAATACTTGACCTGATGTTGTGCTATCTGAAAGCAGTGGGTCAGAAGTTCATGGAGGAATGGCCTCCGGGTATGACTGCTGTGGTGCAGGAGGTCTACCAGGCTTGGAGAAAGCACAGCTGTGGCCTTCCTAACCCTTTGTTTCGAGACTGCAGTAAGCAGCACATTCGG GAAATGTTGGAAATGAGCTTGGCATGTATGGAATTACAGTTGGAGCAATGGTTGCACAACAAAGGCAAGACTG TGACATCAAGAAGAAGCTCAAGTTCCTGCAATGACACAGCAGAAAACGAATTCCCTGGGCAACATTTCCAGGCGGACGTCTTGCTCCTGGCTTTAGGTTCATcccaaaaagatttgtttgacgACAACTGGTTAGACTTCATGGTGCGTGTTTACTGGCTGAAGGCTAGATCGCTTGCTCTCCAG GGAGACATGGAACTGGCTCTAGAGAGCTATGATGTCTGTACAGGACTGTTGCAGAGCAAATCCAAGCCCCCCGAAGGCAGATATTATACCATAAGACTGCCTAATTTAAGGGTAGATTCAGCAATATCTATTGAGGAG ATTGACAAAAGATTGAAGTCTTTGGAGCGCTGTCAGTCATTGGAGGAAATCCAGCATCTCTTTGAGTCTGCAGACTTTGAGTCGGTTGTGCGCTTGTTGCAGCCTACTCTTAATTACGGCAGCAGGAGTAAACATTTGGAGTTTGTTAGCTCAGCACCAGAACGTCCAGCTCAGCTTCTGCTGCTGCAG AGATCACTGTTGAGGCTCCAAGACTACCAGCAATGTCTAGAGACAAGTGAGATGGCTCTAAATGAAGCTCTGCAGCAGTTCAACTCTTCTGCAAGTAGCTCCCCACCTGTGAAGGAAGAATGGGTCTGCACCATTACGAAGCTGCTGGAGGGCATCGACGTCTGCTTTACCAAAGACTCAGAGCTCCTTAGCAACCTCACCCACTTCTCCAGTATGGCTCGGCTAGCAAACAATCTTATTCAG CTGATCGATCTTAGCATGACCATTTCCGACGATCCTAAAGAGCCTTATTTCTTCTCTGTGCTGCCTTGGATTATTTTATATCACATCATCAAACATGAAGAAGCGGCGTTTAATGCAATGCTTCAACAACATATGTCCGTCGGGGATGAGGAAG ATGACTCAGACTCTCCGATGCTGCCATCCTCCCTTATGCTTCTGAATACTGCTCATGAGTATCTTGGTCGTCGCTCCATGTGCTGCTGTTCAGATGGTTCACTCCTCAAGTTTTTC GTTCGAGTTTTGGAAAAAGAGTTTGCCACCACTGACTCTGCCAACAATATTTGTCATGCCTACAAAGAGGAGTTGGAGATGGCTTTAGAACAGTGCTTCTTCTGTCTATATGCCTATCCTAGTAAAAAGAGCAAGGCCCGCTTCCTTGAAGACCACTCCTCTCCACAG GTTGAGCTGCTTTGGGGTGATGCCCTTTTCATGTTCCATTATTTTAAACCAAAGTCACTGCCGGAGTTTGACAGCTACAAAACAAGCACCGTTTCTGCAGATTTAGCTAATCTGTTGAGGAGGTTTGCAGGAATCGCCCCCCCAAGTGAAACTCCTACTCTCACTATGGATGAGGTTGCAGCCTACATTGAGGGCCTGACAAAAAAG ACCCCAAGCCTTCCTGAGGGTAGTCTTCCACCCCCTCCAATCATTAATGAGGTCTACTACTTGCTGGCTGATTATCACTTCAAGAACAAGGAGCAGTCCAAAGCCATTAAGTTTTACATGCATGACATCTGTGTTTGTCCGAACAG GTTTGATTCCTGGGCAGGAATGGCCTTAGCTAGGGCCAGTCGTATTCAGGAGAAGCTCAACTCCAATGAGCTAAAAAGTGATGTACCCATATGGAAACACTCACAGGCTGTGCTCAACTGCTTTAAGCGGGCCCTAGAGATAGACGGCTCCAACCTGTCGCTCTGGATCGAGTATGGAACCATATCATATGCTTTGCACTCCTTTGCTTCACGTCAGCTAAAGCAGTGGCGTGATGAGCTTCCACCCGAGGTGGTAAAACAG ATGGAGGACAGGAGAGAATCCATGTTAGAGACTGCATCTCAGTGTTTCCAAGGAGCTTCCCAGTGTGAGGGGGACAGCGATGAAGAAGAGTGGCTCATCCATTACATGCAGGGCAAGATAGCAGAGAAACGCAAACTGACACCTGTGGAATATCTGAAGCTTTACAAAAAG GCAGCACACTTTCTGCATGAAGAGGCTGCCAGGTATCCTCGTAAAATCCATTATCACAATCCACCTGACCTGGCTATGGAGGCCCTGGAG TTACACTTCCGGCTTAGTGCCACCATTTTAAAGCTGCTGCAGACTAATGAGCCCAATCTGGACCATGAAGTCTTGTTCAGTTTACTGGTTGAAGCTGCGACAGGGCCCTTTGCCAAAGGGGAAGAGAAGAGTATGCCTAGCATACCAAGGTCTACTGAAAA GGAGAAATCTACCTCTGTGATAGATGAAGACCTTAATAGTTCCTCGGTAGGCGTAGGCAACGTCCTCAGCTCTTCCCTTCCATCAGTTGCCACTCCAGGTGTGACATCCCCTCTCTACGTCGCCACACCATTTGACCACGATTACGCCAAACGCAAAACTCTCCGACGGCAGCAgtggcagcagcagcggcatgAGGAACAGCAGGCTGATG CCTCACCAGAGTTTGACCATGATTACTGCTTGCCCAGGTCTTCAATGTGGCTGGCTTCCCTGAATG AGCGCAGTCAGGACAGCGAGGTGGTAATGCTTTCTGACTCCAACTCCACCCAGGATGCTTTCACAGATCCAACAAGCTCACAAGACAGTAGTCACAAACCTGCCTGCGGGAAAGTCagtacatcatcatcatcggagAGCACAACGCCTGTGAAGGAAGGGCAGCCTGCGTCCGACAATACGG AGTCGCATGGCGATCAGACTGTCCAACAGACAGAGGAAAACCTGGTTGAGGAAATCGTGGAAATGGTGGTGGTGACCCTCCCTGAGGCTTCGATTCCCCAAATCTCTGCAAATGTCTGCCTCCCGCCTGTGCTTGTACCAGCCACTCCTCCGAAAGCAGCTACCTCTCAACAGCCTGCTTCTCAAACCCCAGCCAGCGAAGGCAAAAAGAAGCCAGAGCCACCCGCCGAGGTGATTGAGGTACCCAAGGCTCTGCCTGCAGAACATGCGGAccagaaaaaaatgctggtgGAAATGTGCGTCCGCTCTCTTTTCCTCTGCCTTGGGCGGTTTCCTCAACATTATAAGAGTCTCTACCGCCTGGCTTTCTTTTACACCAACAGCAAAACCCACCAG AACCTACAGTGGGCCCGAGATGTGTTGCTAGGAAGCAGTGTCCCATGGCAACAACAGAAGCACATGCCTGCACAAGGACTCTTCTGtgaaagaaacaagacaaaccTGTTCAAT GGCATCTGGCGTATTCCAGTAGATGAAATTGATCGCCCAGGAAGCTTTGCATCTCATATGAACCGATCCATTGTTCTCTTGTTGGAGGTGCTATCACAACTCAAGGATCACGACACCTTGCTGAAAGTGTCTTTCATGCTGCAGAGAACCCCTGACCAGGGAAA AAAATATTTACGCGATGTTGATCGCCAGGTTTTGGCCAAGAGGGCATTTTTCCTCAATGTAAAAGTCCTGGAGGACAATCTGAACAGTCTCAGTGGG GTGCAGCTTCCCAAAGCAGCGACCACCTCCATGGGGGAGATGACCACGGCGGCCGCATCCAGCAGGCCAAGTTCAGAGGACAGCAAACATGCGCTGCCCAAGAAGGGGGTGCTCACAGAAGGGACCTGTACCACTGACACTGGACGCAAGGAAGGCTCCCTACCACAACGTCCTCCACTCGCACCATCTGCAGATAAAGATGGCAAATTTGAGAATCAACCTGGAAAGGTGGAACCTGTTACGAGTGAAGGGCACAGAACAGGGCCAGAGGAGCCAATGGATTTGGAATCTGGCCATTGGAGGAGACCATCAACAACCACAGATACTCAAGACAGGGAAGCAGAGGCACCGGTCTCTCTGGGTACAATAGAGCCCCAGCAAAAAGTCTCTGACAGCAGCCGGACATCGGAGCTGTCTCTTGAAGAGCTAAGTATTAGTTCCAGGCAGCAACAGCTTCAGTCTTCGGCAAGCAAGGCCACTTTGACAGCTAGCAGCCCTGATCAAGTTTTACTTCGAAGGCCCAGCAGAAAAAGGAAACTTTTAGAGGATGTAGAGTCTGGAAAAACCCTCCTACTTGATGCCTACAGAGTTTGGCAACAAGGCCAGAAGGTTATGACCTATGACCTAGGTCGTATTGAAAAGATCATGTCAGAGACGTACATGCTCATAAAACAG GTTGATGAGGATGTGGCTCTGGACCAGGCTATGAAGTTTTGCCAGATACAGTTGGCTACTTCTGCCCAGCGACAG CCCATATGCGACGCGCCTACCACGCCTAAATACAAGGAGCACAGAGATCTCTTCTTCCCTGCCTCTCTGCCAACGCCGATTCTGCTCGGCCACGCCACCTGCCACCCATTGTCCAACCAGGACGGCCAAGCCAAAGTGATGTTTGAGCCCCTGAGCAAGTTACCCAGACCTCAAACGTCGGGCTTCCATGATCAGCAACCACAGAGGAGAATGGCTTGCCACCctgcggcagcagcagcagctttgtCCTTCTTACAACACACAG